A window of Littorina saxatilis isolate snail1 linkage group LG7, US_GU_Lsax_2.0, whole genome shotgun sequence contains these coding sequences:
- the LOC138970732 gene encoding zinc finger protein 431-like — protein MQRAVMTPLLSSVHSEGADRMEGEDPAVKMEVKMEIDVAEEPPQSWFMTQQHTHGQIAANVDSDTWLKKEAEEQATASADSDTWLKKEAGEGQATASADSDTWLKKDAGEGQATVSADSDTWLKKEAGAGQATVSADSDTWLKKETGEGQATVSADTLLKKEAGEGQATVSADSDTLLKKEAGEGQATVSADSDTWLKKEAGEGQATASADSDTWLKKEAGEGLSTGCTDSDTWLKEEAGEELSDTDSNFNTDSQLNTNTTGAHLSAGKTRPKEHTFKRLQVHRCSHCSSVFDFPSGLKRHLLTHTDERPHKCNQCSAAFARCGSLKKHMFVHTGERPHKCGQCNAAFAQSGYLKGHMLTHTGERPHVCGQCNAAFARSGYLKDHMFTHIGERPHKCNQCSAAFVLSGSLKNHMSTHTGERPHKCGKCNAAFARSGILKNHMLTHTGERPHKCGQCSAAFTHSGSLKNHMLTHTCERPHQCLQCNACFALSGSLKNHMLTHTGERPHKCNQCSAAFARFFPLKKHMFTHTGERRQCNAAFARSGSLKNHMLTHVGERPHKCNQCSAAFVLSGSLKNHMLTHTGERPHKCGKCKAAFARSGSLKNHMLTHTGERPHKCGQCSAAFVHSGSLKNHMLTHIGERPHKCNQCSAAFVFSGSLKNHMLTHTGERPHKCGKCNAAFARPGSLKIHMLTHTGDRPHKCGQCSAAFAHSGSLKNHMLTHTGERPHKCNQCSAAFARSFPLKKHMFLHTGERPHKCGQCNAAFARSGSPKDHMLTHTAERPPKCDKCSAAFANSGSLKKQVYTHTHTHTHTHTHTHTHRGKTT, from the exons GATGGAGGGAGAGGACCCGGCAGTGAAGATGGAGGTGAAGATGGAGATTGATGTCGCTGAAGAGCCACCACAGTCTTGGTTTATGACCCAGCAACATACACATG GACAAATTGCAGCCAATGttgacagtgatacctggctaaaGAAAGAGGCAGAAGAACAAGCTACAGCCAGTGCagacagtgatacctggctgaagaaAGAGGCAGGAGAAGGACAAGCTACTGCCAGTGctgacagtgatacctggctgaagaaAGATGCAGGAGAAGGACAAGCTACGGTCAGTGctgacagtgatacctggctgaagaaAGAGGCAGGAGCAGGACAAGCTACAGTCAGTGctgacagtgatacctggctgaagaaAGAGACAGGAGAAGGACAAGCTACAGTCAGTGCTGATACCTTGCTGAAGAAAGAGGCAGGAGAAGGACAAGCTACAGTCAGTGCTGACAGTGATACCTTGCTGAAGAAAGAGGCAGGAGAAGGACAAGCTACAGTCAGTGctgacagtgatacctggctgaagaaAGAGGCAGGAGAAGGACAAGCTACAGCCAGTGctgacagtgatacctggctgaaaaaAGAGGCAGGAGAAGGACTATCCACAGGCTGTActgacagtgatacctggctgaaggAAGAGGCAGGAGAAGAGCTGTCTGATACTGACAGTAACTTCAACACTGATTCACAGCTAAACACAAACACCACAGGAGCACACTTGTCTGCTGGTAAAACTCGACCAAAGGAGCACACGTTTAAACGTCTACAAGTGCATCGGTGCTCACATTGTAGTTCTGTCTTTGATTTTCCAAGCGGGTTGAAGAGACATCTACTAACGCATACAGATGAGCGACCACATAAGTGCAATCAATGCAGTGCTGCTTTTGCTCGATGTGGTTCCTTGAAGAAACATATGTTCGTGCACACAGGGGAACGACCACATAAGTGTGGTCAATGCAATGCTGCTTTTGCTCAATCTGGTTACCTGAAGggccacatgttgacacacacagggGAACGACCACATGTGTGTGGTCAATGCAATGCTGCTTTTGCTCGATCTGGTTACCTGAAGGACCACATGTTCACACACATAGGTGAGCGACCACATAAGTGCAATCAATGCAGTGCTGCTTTTGTTCTTTCAGGTTCCCTGAAGAACCACATGTCGACCCACACAGGTGAGCGACCACATAAGTGTGGTAAATGCAATGCTGCTTTTGCTCGATCTGGTATCCTGAAgaaccacatgttgacacacacagggGAACGACCACATAAGTGCGGTCAATGCAGTGCAGCTTTTACTCATTCTGGTTCCCTGAAgaaccacatgttgacacacacatGTGAACGACCTCATCAGTGTTTGCAGTGCAATGCTTGTTTTGCTCTTTCAGGTTCACTGAAgaaccacatgttgacacacacaggtgAGCGACCACATAAGTGCAATCAATGCAGTGCTGCTTTTGCTCGATTTTTTCCCTTGAAGAAAcatatgttcacacacacaggggAACGACGTCAATGCAATGCTGCTTTTGCTCGATCTGGTTCCCTGAAgaaccacatgttgacacacgtAGGTGAGCGACCACATAAGTGCAATCAATGCAGTGCTGCTTTTGTTCTTTCAGGTTCCTTGAAgaaccacatgttgacacacacaggtgAGCGACCACATAAGTGTGGTAAATGCAAAGCTGCTTTTGCTCGATCTGGTTCCCTGAAgaaccacatgttgacacacacagggGAACGACCACATAAGTGCGGTCAATGCAGTGCAGCTTTTGTTCATTCTGGTTCCCTGAAAaaccacatgttgacacacatAGGTGAGCGACCACATAAGTGCAATCAATGCAgtgctgcttttgttttttcagGTTCCTTGAAgaaccacatgttgacacacacaggtgAGCGACCACATAAGTGTGGTAAATGCAATGCTGCTTTTGCTCGACCTGGTTCCCTGAAGatccacatgttgacacacacagggGATCGACCACATAAGTGCGGTCAATGCAGTGCAGCTTTTGCTCATTCTGGTTCCCTGAAAaaccacatgttgacacacacaggtgAGCGACCACATAAGTGCAATCAATGCAGTGCTGCTTTTGCTCGATCTTTTCCCTTGAAGAAACATATGTTCCTACACACAGGGGAACGACCACATAAGTGTGGTCAATGCAATGCTGCATTTGCTCGATCCGGTTCCCCGAAGgaccacatgttgacacacacagcTGAGCGACCACCTAAGTGCGATAAATGCAGTGCTGCTTTTGCTAATTCTGGTTCCTTGAAGAAAcaggtttacacacacacacacacacacacacacacacacacacacacacacacacacaggggaaaGACCACATAA